The genomic interval CGATGAATTTCTGAACTTTTGCAAAAAGACCAACTCTACACCGATGATAACTGTTAATTATGGATCAGGAACAGTAGAGGAGGCAGCAGAATGGGTGAATTATACAAATAAGGTGAAGAAAGCCAATGTGAAATACTGGGAAGTCGGCAATGAACTCTACGGTGACTGGCATTCTTTTGCCTGTTCAGCGGAAGAGTATGGCAAACGGGCGAGAAAGTATATAGAGGCAATGAAAGCTGTTGATCCTTCTATTCATGTGACAGTTGTGTGGATGCTTACAGGAGATTGGAACAAGATTGTGTTTGAGTATACAAAGGACTTAGCCGATGGTATAAATATTCATCATTATCCTCAGGGGGCAGGCCAGGAGAATGATGCCGGTTTACTTGGAGCACCACAGTCTCTTGATGAAATAATACCGGATGTGAGAAATCAGCTCAAACAGTACGGTGAACCCGGAAAAAAATACCAGATATGGCTTACAGAATGGAACTCCGTTGATTCAAGGCCGGGCCCCCAGACATTAACCATCGTTAATGCCGTTTTTGTGGCTGATTATCTTGGTATGCTTGCAAAGCACAACATAGAGCAAGCATCGTACTGGAATATCCACAACAATATAACAGAACAGGGTGGAGACTACGGGTATTTATCACGGATTAAGGCTCCCGATGGGGATAATGTCCCCAGGCCATCATACTGGGCATTCTCGATGGCGAGCAAGACATTGGGACGGGGATCTTTACTGGAGTGTACAAGCAGCGATCCGCTTGTTAGCTCCTATCTGGCCAGGGATAAAGGGAAACTGTCCATAATGCTTGTCAATAAGTATCCTGAGAGCAAGGCAGAGATAAAAATGAACATCCCGGGTCTCTCAGGTAAAGCAAAAGTAGGACAGCTTCATCAGGATAATGCCTCAAAAGGACCGGAGATAAAGAGCATGGAGATGAAAGATGGAATGAAGATGATATTACCGCCGCTTTCTGTAACATCGATAACACTCGACTGATATTTGTAAAACCGGACCAGCAGTTGATTGCTGGTCCGGCGAGTTCTTCAAGATGATGAAAAATCGGATCGGCCAGCCACAGGGTGGATAAATTAAGAAACAGTATTACTTTAATGTGTTGTTTTGCAGAAAACGGTATTTTGGTTCATAATTTTACCTCCGGGGTGAAATAATGACTTAACAAATAGAAATGAGGACTCAGAAAGCTTATAAATTCACCTCAGAGCTGAAATAAAGACCTTACAGCCCTCCTTTCAGGGTAATCTCAGTTTCCTGTTATCTTCATTAAAAACAAAAAACAGGTAAATAATTTCCAAACCCACGACCTTATCTGTTTCCTGATATTACTGTTGTGTGCTATAGCAAAATATTGGACGTGAAGGAAGAATAAGCTGTGGGTACTGTGAATACGGAACTATTATGCGATTGAGTATTATCTCCTCCGAAATAATCTCAATCATTTTAAATCAAAAAAATCACAGTTCAGGACTGTTATTCAAAGGGAATCATAATATCTGAATACTTTTCTCTCGTATTCGGTGTCGATTTCCTGAGATGGTGAATACCTGGGGGCATTTTCGAGCTGTTCCTGAGAGAGGGTAACAAAGATTCTGGAAGATCCCCAGTCGATCTCCTTGACAAAATGAAGTGTCAGCAGTACATATTCAGCTATGTGGCTGTTTTGAAGATTCACAACAAGGTATTTGATATCCCAATCGGTGTCCTCGATGAGCAGTTCAGCAATCGAGGAGTGGTCTCCATTGAAGGTCTGGACCCTGTAGCCTTTTATTTCCAGGGCACTGCGCAGCACTGTACTATACTGGATCTCCTCTTCCGGCCTTCCGAATTCCGCTTCCAGGAATTCATCCTCTACAGGTTCCTCCGGAAGCATCTCCTCTGTAGTATCACTGAGAATAATTTCGGAGTCTGGAGAGTCAATCTGTCCCTCGATAGGCCTGGAGACATCTGAAAGAAGGATGGGTTCATCGATTCCCTTTACCAGATTTGTCTCTATTTCCGCATCCTGACCCCAGTATTCCGGCCACTCATAGTAGCGTCTCAGTGCGATTTCATGCTGCCTTGAGATGGGAAGATTGATATCGAATTCAGGACTGTTTTTGATTTTTCTGGAGGTGAGTGCTATGTGAATCTCTTTTTCTCTGCTGTTTATTTTCCCGATTGAAAAAGGGGAGATAAGATCCCGTGCAGTACCGGTATTGCTGGTTTCAAGTACAAAATAGCGCAGTACCCATTGCTGATCATCAAAATAAAGATCTCTGCAGGGACCGATGTAACCATCAATGGCATAGTACAGACAGTCCAGAAGTTGATTACTTTTCCAGATCATAACTGAACACGATGCAAAAAGAATACCACTTATGTTCCATCCAGCTTACGTTTCCCGTTGTTCCACTGTATAATGAATTGTCATCCCAACAATTTTCCCCTCCTTGATAAGATAGGTGCTTGCTCCATCATCAACGAAAGCATCATCAGCCTCTGCCTGCCACTCAAGAAAGGCAAGGTCACCATGGTAGGATCGATTGGTAAAGAGAATATCAGCGTCCGGGAGCTGCCTTTCGATACATCTGAAAGCCTCCCGTGCTCCATCT from Fibrobacter sp. carries:
- a CDS encoding nuclear transport factor 2 family protein, which produces MRDTKEVFESHLLFTLGWNMDADIEQNFSPDCIVLTSYGVFFGKDGAREAFRCIERQLPDADILFTNRSYHGDLAFLEWQAEADDAFVDDGASTYLIKEGKIVGMTIHYTVEQRET